From a single Rutidosis leptorrhynchoides isolate AG116_Rl617_1_P2 chromosome 5, CSIRO_AGI_Rlap_v1, whole genome shotgun sequence genomic region:
- the LOC139849162 gene encoding uncharacterized mitochondrial protein AtMg00810-like → MHLGLWYPKFTGVDIMCFPDSDHRMSVIDRKSISGVCAFVGLCITSWFSKKQTSVVLSTSEAEYVALGRACAQVLWMKQTFIDYALPEGSENFTVYSDVSLSGLGCVHMQRECVIAYASQQLKLNKMNYPTHDLEMAAAVFELKL, encoded by the exons ATGCATCTTGGGCTATGGTACCCAAAGTTCACCGGTGTTGATATTATGTGCTTTCCGGATTCCGACCAtagaatgtcagtgattgatcgaAAGAGCATAAGTGGTGTATGTGCATTTGTTGGGCTTTGCATAACATCATGGTTCTCCAAGAAACAAACATCCGTTGTACTATCTACTAGTGAAGCAGAATATGTTGCCCTAGGAAGAGCATGTGCACAAGTGTTATGGATGAAACAAACCTTCATCGACTACG CCTTACCTGAGGGATCAGAAAACTTTACAGTGTACAGTGATGTGTCATTATCTGGTTTGGGTTGTGTACATATGCAACGAGAATGTGTGATTGCGTATGCTTCTCaacaattaaaactaaataaaatgaACTATCCAacgcatgatttagaaatggctgcagcAGTTTTTGAATTAAAGTTGTAG